TAACAGAatctttttagttttatattgtTATGTAACGAATCGAATCACcaaacaatttaaaagaaattcgCTTAAGTTAACAACGGGAAAGGAGTAATTGACTTTATATTTGTTAAGAAAtctgtaaaattaaaataaaatttaaacttaggaaaactataaaaatagttactATTGTTTGTCttggattatattttagtcatttatgtttgaaatgttacattttagtaacttacgttatcgttttgttacgaagtcaTCAATCTATCGTTAAACTccattacctccctaacggtAGTCCTATGTAGCAAtccaaatatgttttaaatgataACTTAAATGTTTtgggatgaaaatagatttttaattaataaatttaatttgggttgTCACGTACGATCACCGTTAAggaggtaacggagcttaacAGTAAAGTgaccactttgtaacaaaacgataGCGCAAataactaaaacgtaacattttaaacataaatgatgactatttttgtagtatcaaaatttttaattatattattaccaagtgaattttttatattttaaattgtgacactaataattttaacaaaaataatgttaataatcgaatttgaattttgaaatttaaaaaataaaataaaataaaaactaaatttcaagtaatcacatatttaaaaaataaaaataaagaagactAGGAAGATTTCTTGAAGGTAATATCTTtctaaaaaatgataattaacaTTTCCAATgccaattttatattaatatttccAATGCCAAACTTTGATATGCATTTCCCCATTCTCGAGATTTTTGACAAAGCAGTGATGAACCGTGGTTCATCCTCAACAAGATGAATGGATTCTCCACCGTGGACGGCTTCGTGGAGATAACCGAATCCTTGGCAGAGATGATCAAGTACATCGCCAACGAACCGTCGTTGGGTCTTTCCTACGTTCAAAAGCACACACGGGACACCGTTCCCAACCTCCTTAACCTCAGCAACCGCCTCGCCGATAAGTCCCGCCAAGCCACTTTGCACGCCCAGGACTTGGAAGATTCGATCACCATGGTCAGCTCCATGAAGCAATGCGGCTTCCCAATCGCCGATGAGATGATCAAGGACATCACGGATTCATTAACGTTAATATCGGTGAAACAACTGAAACGTGGATTGATCGACAGTACCGATTCGAGCTTTACGATGAGAAGAACCATGTCTTGGGGACCAATGGCTTGGGTTTATGGTTCTGAAGATGTGCAGCAAGATGgaagtaattattttttgaccATGTTCAAGTCTGCAAGAGAGAAGGCGAGCGGTTTTAGATGGCCGCAGCTCGAGTCGAAGGAACCGATAGAACCCGCGGTTCGGTGTCCTGCTCCGACTATACGGGTTGGATCTGCCAGCACTGGTTCAATACCTGATAATTTTCAGTGGCCACAACTGGAGTCGAAGGAACCGATAGAAACCGAGTCCCAGATGCCGGTTCAATGTCAACCGGCGGATAAACTCCATGGAGAAGAACGGAAGGTCGAAACTGATGGCGAAGTGTCCGGTGAGAGTATATTGTTCGTATCTGAAGATTACAATGATTTCAAGGCGGATAAAGAATCTAAATTGGAACCATGGTTGGAAGGATGTGAAGACAAATTGGATAGAAGCAAGGGAGAAAGAGAAACAGGTGGGGTTTAGCTTGAAAATGAAGATTGAGTTTTGTAATTATCTGCAGATACACATGGTTGATGGTTTCATTGTCTTTTCGTTAATATTGAATTCcgtaaattacaaaaatagttatttttatttacctcaaattacattttagtaatttatatgtgaaatattacattttcgTCAGTtacattatcgttttgttataaagtgaatatcttttctttaatatcaaaattgaattcCAGCTTTTCACTCTTACTAATCTTGAAGTATAGTCCCtacctttaaaaaaaagtaaattacaaaaatagtcatatttgtttgcctcagattacattttagtcacttatgtttgaaatgttatgttttaatcagttacgttatcgttttgttataaagtgatCACTCTACTATTAAGCTCTATTACCTCCCTAATGGCAGTCTTACATGGcaatccaaatgggttttaaatgccaacttggatatTCCACGTAAGACTGCCATTAGGGAGGTAATGGAGTTTAATGGTAGAGTAACCACTccataacaaaacgataacgtaagtgactaaaacgtaacatttcaaacgtaagtgactaaaatgtaatatgagacaaacaaaagtgactaaattttaattaatttaaacttaataatataagtacaacattgataaatatttatattatgaaaataattttaatattatttaactattataattgaattgtatattgacatatatttaactttttaattaattaaaatctcatacacaataagttttttttctatatttcttaatttattcttaaaaattaattagtttatataCCACATGATCAAATTTTGTCAAGAGAAGTGagatagaattttaaaattttgagatgagattttaaatttattatattattaatttttataaaggaTCAACATCAACGTTTCGTGTTTTTTGATCTGTTTATCATATCTTTAAAGTCACGAGAATGATCTGCAAAATGTGTTTATGTAGTAGTTTAAATAGGTGCGTGTGTGAACGTGTGAGTTTGAGATTATATTGTATCaaattcttttttataaaaaaccaaaattataattatttcaatgaCTAAAAGGcttaaaatgaattatcaaaatttgaaagggGTTACTTATTGAAATTTCCCATTAGACCAGGGCCCAAAGCGGCTGTCTGCCTCTAGCTTTTCTCTCCcagtaaaatttgaaataatttaaaaataaattatttttcattcaataaatagatttttaaataataaccaTATGGATGAAAATAATTGGTCTAATTCTTACTTTCATCCTTCTACAAAAAATAGtccatttactttaaattgtcaaaagtaataaaatcaacattttaagTTTACATGTTTACCAACAATTGGACTAGtttctcaattttcataaaatatgtgttcaaatattgataaattaaaataaaatgactaattttaattaaataaaatagagggatgaaatttaaaattagaccAAAATGTGTAGAAACATTCTTTTCAGTACCGGAAATAAAGTGTTCTTTcccattttaaataaaatatctaaattcaagaccctttaaaaagtaaataaataaagaaataatcaatATTTCACAGCTTCACCCTCCAACAATCGCTCAATCTTCATCATCGTCTTCTATTCCAAGATTGTGACATTTCTTCTTGTTCTTCGCCATTGAAGAGATCCGAATCGCAGGCGAGCTCGGTCTAGAAAGAGGCACTCGCTTTGGAACGAAAGCGTTTTTTTTTTCAGCAGGTATCTGAAAGTATGAACGAGAGTTCACTTTCTCTTTGTTATTCATCACTGATTCGCTGTTCCGTTTCGCTTCTTTGCTCTCGTTCGTTTTCAGAGGGCACGATGTTCTTTTCTCGTTAAAAAAAGATTTTGTTCAATCTGAATGAATATTGTTATGATCAGTTTTAATTCATTGAATCACTTGCATTTCCGTGTTTAAGATTTTatcttctttgtttttatttatttggagaTATTAATTTACTTTCTACATTGCTTGAAATTTATCTATTCTGATGCTCAGGTTGCAGGATCTGAAGGTGTTTCTCTCgattttgaacttttatttttcttttgcatcACTTGTGTGCTTACTGAGaaaacaattgaaaatttaaCGTAAAGGAAATTCTGCATGTATTActtctttttaatataattccTTTCTGTTACTATTATAAGTAATTCAGCTCAAATTCCTCTTTTCTTGCACGGAGTCTAAGAATTTAGCTAGTGatgtataaaatatacatattttgaccttttctttttatttcagttACAGGTAGGATTAAAGGGTTTGTTGTGATTAATAGTCCGCGCGTTTTTTTATAGCGTGGGAAAAGTGAAACGTTTAGTGAGATGGGGATGTTTGATGGATTTCCGCTTCCTCCGGATAAAGAAGTAAGTTTACTTCATTCTTCTTCTAGTCCGTTGATTTAAAGCTCTGTTTGGTTGCGGCGTTTGCTACTTCAATTTTTAAGCTTATAGCCTGTAAAAATTTGCCGAAAAGCAAAACTGTAATTGAtcaacaataaataaatgactaaaacgttaTTCCAATTCTAGTTTAGTTATTTTCATATACTTGTAAATTCAGGTGCTTTGATCTCGAGGAAAATTTGTGACTCtgtatttcttaattatttgaaaCATGTTTTTTCCATACAATCCcttttttttgtagttttcaTCCCGaagtaaaaatcaaataataaaagcaacaacaaaattgttttgtaatttGTTGCAAGTTTTGGCAACCATCTTGAGGCTGGTAGAGATTGTATTATTCTGATTTGCGGACAGCTTAGTTTGTTGCTATCGAGCAAATAATGCTGTGTTTCATTGATTTAGTACGTGGttagaaatttgataaaagtGTGGGAAGCTAATAATGCTGTGTTTTATGTGTTAAGGTTTTCTTATGTTCGTCTTCTGTTTGCTTATGATTAAATACAGTATTTAAGGGATGACCTTTTAACAGTAAGAGAGAGTTGGGCTGCTGCACGTTTTGATTCACTGCCTCATGTTGTCCGTATCCTGTCATCAAAAGATCGTGAAGGTGAGCTCGGGGTTTTAAAGGAACAAAGAGATATTGTCGAGGATGTTGTAGATGAAGTTGTTCATGCTTATCATGGTGGCTTCAACAAAGCAATTCAAAATTATTCTCAGGTTCTTTAGTAGATTCTGTGATGCTAAAACTTTTTACAGGCTTCTCAagtgttccttttttttttggttttatagtAATGACTCTCTTtttgtgtttcttttttttagttaaatttcaaTCGATTTGCTTCAAAAACCATTCCTGGTGATTATTTCCTTAATTACATGTATCGCATattcatattttcttaattattttcttctGTTAATGTTGGGTCCACACTTGGATAATGAATATAGGATTTTTTCTATAGTTTGAGATCAtagaatcattttatttttattctaaatcttgttggaaaatatatataaatggaaaAATCTCTCATTGATCACCATAATTATTGTTTCTGTTAAGGATAAACATTAAGCTTCATTGGATATCCCTTGTTAGTTCTCTGTCATTTACAAATTACTTACTTTTAGATGCGGGGACACCACAAATATTAGCAAACCTAGTAGAAGACTGAGTAACTCTGCTActgttatttcttttgtttaagcTAACAAATTTTGAGATTACAAAGGAGGTTTGAATGATGATTATCCTTGTAGGGTGTTCCCATGAGCTTGCActcttaaaatgtttttatgtAGTTGTATCTACCATCGGGATGCAAGTTTGTTTTTGAAGAAATATGTGTTTTAGCATGCAGAGTTTATCTTCCCAGGCATAATCCTCATGAATTCTTTCATACATCACTTTGGTTGATTATTGTCATTTTTGGGTGGGTTGCTGTATTAATTTGTTAGGAGTTGGCTGGTGGCATGATGTACAATTGAAAGGTGAATTTATTGTTGTTATGGTTGAAAAGCTTTGGGATGTTAGTGATGGCTTTTGGATGTTTGAAAGCCATTTTAGGTCATGTCTTGGCACTGCTAGTTGTGGCTGCTGATCAAGCTTCTTTGAATTGTTTTGTGACATACTCGTTAGCCTCCCTAGTGCTTTTCTTTATCATTGGAATTCCCTTAGCTTAGGTGGAAAATACTGTTGTGAACTATGGTAATTGGAGTTGGGTGCGAGTGTTGTAAATAAGTATGTGTCCAATGTGggaacattttttttttctaaatttttcattctttGGACTCTTTGGACGGTCATCTTTCCATACATATATCTGGATATGTGCTGGACACAAATGTCGGACATGGGAACTTCAAAAAGGAATGAACAATCATTGGAGCACCATATGTTGTGAAAGCCTATAATTCTTGATTTCTTGATTGTTGCTGTATGCAGATTGCAGAGTGACCAAGCATGGTATGACTGATCTTTTAGTCTACGTTCACATTCATGGAGAATATCAGTGTTTGGTTTTGACCTAGATTGATAAGTGCAATAGTTGTGATGTTGACATGATTGGGGTTTAGGGGTTGTACTGAAAAATTTGACGTTTTCTTCAATCATCATTTCTGGTTCAAGGGGTTGCTGAGTTATAAGTGGATAGATTGAAGCGTATGATTCAGAGATTTTCATATTAGAAGTTATCTTGTATTGTTTTTAAAACATTGATGGCATTTTGTGTCTTTTGTTGGTATTAGCTTTTAGTTAATTGCATGTGAACCATATTATCTTAATGTTTTCAATGAAGACAATAGtaagttattttaatagaatataATTCTCTTGAAACTGTTCACTCTAACAATCATTATCTAGTTTGCTCACTTCTTCTAATGATATTTATAGTCCAATAGGGGTAAGtactataattaaaagtaagaAGGTAATAAAATTTCACACCCCTCAAACCATTGATAGATATGTTCTTGATTGTCGCTGAACTAAGagatatttttctgtttttgtggtttttcttttatagtttttgtACTTGAATCCTATGATTCTGCTGGTACCAGGGAGAAAAAAGTTGCAATTCTTCATTATCTACTGTTTTCTTTCTTCCAGTATGGTCTTTggtggtttttatttttatagactCAACCATTTATGTATCTCTCCTCTTTCCCATAATTATTGTCGCATTTGGATCTCCAAAAATTTTTAGGATGcaattgtttcttttatatgacCTAAGGAAAATATTAATCAGTGCCTAGTGACACTGGTTAAGGTGATATTCTAGTCAAGAAAAATGCAATTAatgcttttttttaaatgaaattaataaatcttttttaattttaaaagagtaatgcaATAAATGCTAAAAACTTTCTTAAAATTGCAATTAAAGAAACCTTAACGGGTGCCTATAAGCAGTGACTAACCGGAACTAGTATATAACTAGTATATTCTTAGAAGAGCCCTCTCCCAAACATTCCTCTCTAAGTAAAATTTTCCCATCCTTTTGTTTGGTcctaaatatttgtttattttgggaGGTCAATGAATGCtttgttaattttgcaaaaCTAGCAGTTCTTGCTTCACTTCAGCTTGTGTGCAAGAATTTGCTAGGGAAACCTTTGGAAGTGAATGCATTTTAAGACCAATGTGAGAACAGTAAATGATGCCCCTTTAGAAAGTAGGAAGTCTATAGGATGAGCTAAATATATCGGAAGAGGGAGGCTTATTCTATTCTTGATTTGAAATTAAGCTGATGCACAGaagcaaaataatataaaattgaattataaaatcaaaacacaaattTGACATAGAAACATAAGCAGTTTACCTTGATTGAGTATTATTTATCTCTAATTTTGCCTTTGATTGTCAATCTTGTATGAGAGAGTCCAGTATCAGTCTTCTAAGTAGTCCACTATCAATGTGATGTCCATTGGATACTCATGGTAATGAATCcctttatatgataaataaactGCAGATGAGAGTTTATGGACATAGtaattgataatattataataCTGAATAAGCAGGTCTTggagaataaataaattttcattgaaaCCAATAAAATCTCTGGTCTGATAACTTAAATGAGGTGCCATCTTTCGTGGATgattaatatatttcttttccttatttAGATTTTGTATAGTCTATAAGTGGGGAACATGAATAGTCTTTCTTTGTGGAAAATATTAGCAGTAatattctgattcaattaccaATTCTTGTTTCAATGGTTGTtgccattttctcttttctttttctttcttttttgttgacATGTAAAAAAAACCGAGCtttgcatttatttatatatttttatgagtaATTGTTCATTCTTCTTCAGATCTTGCGGTTATTCAGTGAATCTTCTGAAAGTATTGAAGTATTAAAGGTAGATTTGGCTGAGTCCAAGAAACGTCTTTCTGCACGCAATAAACAGTTGCATCAGTTGTGGTATCGATCTGTTACTTTGCGTCACATAATCTCCTTGCTAGATCAGATTGAGGGTATAGCTAAGGTTTgttcataatttttctttcattcaaatgatattttgtTGGTATTTACATGCTTTATCTTTATTAGGATTTGGCACTTCACTTCCATCCACACCTTCCTCTGGTCCTGCAAGAAATCCAGTAAATCTGATGTATCGCCTGGTTTGTTTATTACCTGGATCAGGTTCCTGCTCGTATTGAGAAGCTCATTTCTGATAAGCAGTATTATGCTGCAGTTCAATTGCATATTCAGTCAGCATTGATGCTTGAGCGTGAGGGCCTTCAACCggtaatttataaaatgttgCAAGCAGTGTATCTGTTTCTATTCTCGACTTTATTTTTGGTGAAACTTTGGTTTAGCTCATCTTGCTACTGATCCCCAGATAGATTACCTCTGGCATAATATGTTATCAAAATTGTTCAGCTTCTcttacattttatcttttagattAACTTGTTGCTTTGACACAAATAAATCAGGTGCCCATCTTTAATTTGTTAGGCCTCCCAAATTAAATGGCCATATTTATGACACAGTTATGGCCAAGGCTTAGCATAGGGGGTTTGTTAAATATCTAGCAGAAGCACAAAAAACCTTATTACTTTGCCTGGTTTCAAGTTGAACACTAATGTTTAGAGAGTGAAGACATTAACCtctatattaaatatgttaaacaGTTTTAGCCTTCAATTAAGTAGACTGTTAATTGGCATTTGGGCTGCATCTGATGCTCCAAAGAGATGCTAACGTAGTGGAGTATACTCAATGCtaacaacaaaaatcaaattcaaccattaaaaTGTCTGAAACTATGCTGAACATGCAAAATAATCTACGGGTACAtgcctttcaaaaaaaaaaaaaaaaaagaaacaagaaaaaaaatatacagGCACATAAATAtgtagaagaaaagaaaaagatgacaGCCGAgtcaattaaaaattagaagcCTACTGATGTCATGTTAATTGCAAATTTATCCCAAACAGAAATGGAACAATTGATGCCGTCATATGTTCATGAAACAGAGGTTTAATGATAGCAAATAGTCAACCtaactataaaagaaatctTACAGTTTTAAATAGTTCAGCTTTTCTATAACTTcaccttttttttcaattgaaattatATAGAGAACTTTAAGATCTTCTGCTTGCATTTATTGTTATCTAGGTTGGTGCTCTCCAAGACATTCGATCTGATCTGTCAAAGTTGCAAGGTATTCTGttcttcaaaattttggagGATTTGCATGCACATCTTTACAATAAGGGTGAATTCAGGTATTTCTGTCTATTAACAGCTTAACTTTCCTTGTCTTAGTCTTTTTGTGATTCATGGTGTCATCTATTCACACTgaataagaaagaaagagaTATCTGATTTAACATGTTATCTGTAATTTATTTATGCCAATAAAAGGCATTTTCCGGAAAGATTTCCCTTTTACAGAACTTTTGGTCATTAAGCTGATTAAATTTTGCAGCTCAGTTGCT
This genomic window from Gossypium raimondii isolate GPD5lz chromosome 10, ASM2569854v1, whole genome shotgun sequence contains:
- the LOC105775904 gene encoding uncharacterized protein LOC105775904; amino-acid sequence: MNGFSTVDGFVEITESLAEMIKYIANEPSLGLSYVQKHTRDTVPNLLNLSNRLADKSRQATLHAQDLEDSITMVSSMKQCGFPIADEMIKDITDSLTLISVKQLKRGLIDSTDSSFTMRRTMSWGPMAWVYGSEDVQQDGSNYFLTMFKSAREKASGFRWPQLESKEPIEPAVRCPAPTIRVGSASTGSIPDNFQWPQLESKEPIETESQMPVQCQPADKLHGEERKVETDGEVSGESILFVSEDYNDFKADKESKLEPWLEGCEDKLDRSKGERETGGV